The following coding sequences lie in one Futiania mangrovi genomic window:
- a CDS encoding GspH/FimT family pseudopilin, translating into MQTSPTDAREAERGLTLLEVLVVLSLLGFALVAIGNVTGATARRTALETAVQQTADTLQAARTRAIGSGLPVAVEIDAEAGRIGWPAHEVRVGTSVRLEAVLAREAAHDGMGRIVFFPDGTSTGGSLTLRTADARHTVAVHWLTGAVDAQ; encoded by the coding sequence ATGCAGACATCGCCAACTGACGCACGCGAGGCGGAACGCGGCCTGACGCTCCTCGAAGTGCTCGTCGTGCTGAGCCTGCTGGGCTTCGCCCTGGTGGCGATCGGAAACGTCACCGGCGCCACGGCGCGGCGCACCGCCCTGGAGACGGCCGTCCAGCAGACGGCGGACACCCTGCAGGCGGCGCGGACCCGGGCCATCGGCAGCGGCCTGCCCGTGGCGGTCGAGATCGACGCGGAAGCAGGCCGGATCGGCTGGCCGGCCCACGAGGTCCGCGTCGGCACGTCTGTCAGGCTGGAGGCGGTCCTCGCGCGCGAGGCAGCGCACGATGGCATGGGGAGGATCGTGTTCTTCCCGGACGGAACCTCTACCGGCGGATCGCTGACGCTGCGCACCGCGGACGCGCGCCACACCGTTGCCGTCCACTGGCTGACGGGAGCGGTCGATGCGCAGTGA